Within Planktothrix serta PCC 8927, the genomic segment TAGCTGTTAGCCCCAAAGATGAATTAATTCAGGGTTTAAGTCAAGATCAACAACATTGGAATATCGACTTATCAGGAAGACGCATGACCAATAGTAGGGTTAATAGAATATTGATTGAAGATGCTTATATTTACCAAATTGGCGTGAATTTACAACTCGGAATTTTACCTGAAGAAAAATAGAAGGTTCCCAATATTTACTTTGAAATGACCGGACAACCAACAATCGACAACCAACAACCCTTAAAATAATATTTTGCTGTGATTTTTTTGGAGTATGGCTGGACATAGTAAGTGGGCGAATATTAAACGCCAAAAGGCGAGAGTGGATGCAGTCAAAGGTAAAGTGTTCACGAGACTTTCGCGTGAGATTATCGTGGCTGCGCGTCAAGGGGCTGACCCGACGGGAAACTTTCAACTGCGAACTGCTATTGACAAAGCAAAAGCGGCGGGAATTCCCAATGATAATATTGAACGGGCGATCGCTAAAGGTTCGGGTAAACTAGGAGCAGGAGCGTCTGAGTTAGAATCCATTCGTTATGAAGGGTATGGGGTTGGAGGTGTAGCGATTTTAATTGAAGGACTCACCGATAATCGAAATCGCACGGCGGCGGATTTACGAGTTGCGTTTAGTAAAAATGGCGGTAACTTGGGAGAAACCGGGTGTGTGAGTTGGATGTTTGATCAAAAAGGCGTTGTCACCTTAGCAGGGCCAATTGATGAAGAAAAACTCCTAGAAGCTTTAG encodes:
- a CDS encoding YebC/PmpR family DNA-binding transcriptional regulator, with product MAGHSKWANIKRQKARVDAVKGKVFTRLSREIIVAARQGADPTGNFQLRTAIDKAKAAGIPNDNIERAIAKGSGKLGAGASELESIRYEGYGVGGVAILIEGLTDNRNRTAADLRVAFSKNGGNLGETGCVSWMFDQKGVVTLAGPIDEEKLLEALVEGEAESYELTPVNDTDGAEVSTTITNLEHLTQVLKEQGFNIVEAEWRWIPNNTIEVDEIEKARSLMKLMNALDDLDDVQNVTANFELSDVCYQVLYNE